One genomic segment of Criblamydia sequanensis CRIB-18 includes these proteins:
- a CDS encoding RtcB family protein has protein sequence MSKDLKKIKPATYLLPKEGGMRVPGLVIASEKLLEIDDLEEPLKQVRNVAYLPGILGYSVAMPDIHWGYGFPIGGVAATDAEEGVISPGGVGYDINCGVRLALIDIPFDSITAKNRKALLESIYKNVPSGVGKGHSKAKTLTNSDYEQLVKEGAKWSIDLGYGFSRDLEYMESYGVIAGGDAHYISTSAKDRGKDQLGSIGSGNHFVEIGKVDAIFLKDVAKEWDVFEGQTYVLIHSGSRGLGHQVCQDTLDEFVRKGYSENLPDKQLVSAPIKSDDGKAYFKAMAAAANFAFNNRQRILHEVRQSFNETLGIPFEEVRLLYDVCHNIAKFETHLIDGVEKKVCVHRKGATRSLGPKSKELNSLFQKTGQPVLVPGDMARASFLLVGLGNPLTFCSCCHGAGREMSRFKSSKFWKGKDPIRYMESQGVQVKASSIRTIVEEMPNAYKDGSLVVQAVEDANLAKQVARLKPFLVVKG, from the coding sequence ATGTCTAAAGATTTAAAAAAAATAAAACCTGCGACCTATCTTCTTCCAAAGGAAGGCGGTATGCGAGTGCCGGGCCTTGTTATAGCAAGCGAGAAACTCTTAGAGATTGACGACCTTGAAGAACCTTTGAAACAAGTGAGGAATGTTGCCTATCTTCCGGGTATTTTAGGCTATAGCGTCGCTATGCCGGATATTCATTGGGGTTATGGCTTCCCTATAGGCGGTGTGGCCGCAACCGATGCTGAAGAGGGAGTGATCAGCCCGGGGGGTGTCGGCTATGACATTAACTGCGGGGTTCGTCTAGCTCTAATTGATATCCCCTTTGATTCTATCACGGCAAAAAATCGAAAGGCGCTTCTTGAATCCATCTATAAAAACGTTCCCTCAGGCGTTGGCAAAGGACATAGTAAAGCTAAAACCCTAACCAATAGCGACTACGAGCAATTAGTGAAAGAAGGCGCAAAATGGTCTATTGATTTAGGTTATGGCTTTTCCCGAGATCTTGAGTATATGGAAAGCTATGGCGTTATTGCAGGCGGCGATGCCCATTACATTTCTACTTCTGCTAAAGATCGTGGTAAAGATCAGCTTGGGTCTATTGGTTCCGGCAATCATTTTGTTGAAATTGGAAAAGTCGATGCCATCTTCTTAAAAGATGTAGCCAAGGAATGGGACGTTTTTGAAGGTCAAACCTATGTCTTAATTCATTCCGGATCAAGAGGGCTTGGCCATCAAGTCTGCCAAGACACACTCGATGAATTTGTAAGAAAAGGCTATTCGGAAAATCTTCCTGACAAGCAGCTTGTTTCAGCTCCCATTAAAAGCGATGACGGAAAAGCTTACTTTAAGGCTATGGCAGCTGCTGCTAATTTTGCTTTCAATAATAGACAGAGAATCCTTCATGAAGTTCGTCAAAGCTTCAATGAAACCCTAGGAATCCCTTTTGAAGAGGTCCGCCTTCTATATGATGTTTGCCATAACATTGCCAAGTTTGAAACGCATTTAATTGATGGGGTTGAAAAGAAAGTCTGCGTCCATAGAAAAGGGGCTACAAGAAGTCTTGGGCCTAAATCAAAGGAGCTTAATTCTCTTTTTCAAAAGACAGGGCAGCCGGTTTTAGTTCCGGGAGATATGGCAAGAGCAAGTTTTTTACTTGTAGGCCTTGGAAATCCTCTGACCTTTTGTAGCTGCTGCCATGGTGCAGGAAGAGAAATGAGCCGTTTTAAATCTTCCAAATTCTGGAAAGGAAAAGACCCAATCCGATACATGGAAAGCCAAGGAGTTCAAGTTAAAGCTTCTTCAATTAGGACAATTGTTGAAGAAATGCCAAATGCTTATAAAGATGGCAGCCTTGTTGTCCAGGCGGTAGAAGACGCAAATCTAGCAAAACAAGTGGCAAGGCTTAAACCTTTTTTAGTTGTGAAAGGATAG
- a CDS encoding AAA family ATPase produces the protein MTGVTGIKGGSPYDPGLKESNTRKREMCEPSTSKTKGKKDSPRAEKKQRVEKDSHTVAVAVLRDPDITRAAENGVRLNPRTYEDLFPSGEKEEEGELEYPLVSVANFPFPAFPDPSVKKNSMYVPTHFFSQVKRAIDKGPRGVETVISRFDQRSGVITQLSLKVYGRGELNGFGKNDPKKILVDSLQDILRQLWQGKVIRMGQELFIKHPAIGPLVAIVDSWAFKDIEKDNPFIEKIPYYGKITSATKVKWSSGDDEIALFEEMKDEGIARFEFSVCKVTRVSARIIGALEGGLNEGWKKGEKPVPVPVAFSELSQWVREQFSKFKIIPGEEKHLQISGDHAVTIRFKSVELKKGSEIISNVEEGEFENQNEIAFQLRDHAIRISGHSQIIFTSVASEAQPANEVVFEILDTTAKENLKTGKRLWASFEEIKEAILSEERSLPIGGKIVLELAKGKFLLKLNKAKCMGFTENDDDTIKPLYHLSKETLIKVYSNKKLMVDLVQKSVPIDLESITIKPTLPDNKSKSFQRILLGEDDENKKKPILEEEALKVAFKDTVKCFLKDQNVAAVLDNGQKVNFQIMEITSKDRIAQGSYPFLYQWTPETKIQFYTDNESNLVVVPAVQDLNYDNIGETLIELGVGGVPDLLKEALTAIKLSWGDYKDYITSMDLQPERGILIYGPPGTGKTIFARLIGKLMNAQVHYYSGPDIWNKWLGGSEANVRNMFKLAREDQEKNGADSQLHVILIDEFDALGQKVGEDEIAARQSVVRTFLKELDGSAKSLNNTLVIALTNRKDCIDSAILRPGRLGLHIEMGLPDLKARKEIFQIHTKKMKNLDEGIEFDELAEHTIGQSGAFIAAICKKAVDISLRRVYQNRIPKDEIYTHSDAKITQRDFKEALLTMLDRKEEIESPVPNFQAVYQKAEVKEALKKLGFGGLSKDQIEMVLDLSCYQTYKQFFLDNGQALPKGYFIYGPSGTGKTIFAKSLMKVFNLNKNSFKYYRASSLWELQGHHLKAKLKNLFEHSLHLEKELKHEASMTMVVIDNIDWLYSTQKIPDSLDGSVFNHFIKEVEDVLEEKFEFRNLVVIGLATRHYELSDGIQREGKFGKHILLSLPDLEARKEIFEICLGKIKANGQLDEKVNVEELALRTDRRNGSFIQSLVNKAFTLAARRHMKMQNMTASLKGKEKELPLKVGMADFEKALKKISPREEWRERYI, from the coding sequence ATGACAGGCGTTACAGGAATAAAGGGGGGATCTCCCTATGATCCGGGATTAAAAGAATCCAACACAAGAAAAAGGGAAATGTGTGAACCTTCCACTTCTAAAACTAAAGGTAAAAAGGACTCCCCAAGAGCTGAAAAAAAACAAAGAGTTGAAAAGGACTCTCATACCGTTGCGGTAGCGGTATTAAGGGACCCGGACATTACAAGAGCTGCCGAGAATGGAGTTCGTTTAAATCCTAGAACTTATGAGGATCTATTTCCATCGGGTGAAAAAGAAGAAGAGGGTGAGCTTGAATATCCTTTAGTCAGTGTAGCGAATTTTCCTTTTCCTGCGTTTCCCGATCCTTCTGTTAAAAAGAATTCAATGTATGTACCCACACACTTCTTTTCTCAAGTAAAAAGGGCAATTGATAAAGGTCCAAGAGGCGTAGAGACTGTTATTTCACGTTTTGATCAAAGATCGGGTGTTATAACTCAATTATCTTTAAAAGTTTATGGTAGAGGAGAGCTGAATGGATTTGGTAAAAATGACCCTAAAAAAATTCTTGTCGACTCTCTTCAAGATATTCTGAGACAACTTTGGCAAGGAAAAGTTATTAGGATGGGTCAAGAGTTGTTTATCAAACATCCGGCGATCGGCCCGCTTGTTGCAATTGTAGATAGTTGGGCTTTTAAGGACATTGAAAAAGATAACCCCTTTATTGAGAAGATACCCTATTACGGAAAGATTACAAGCGCTACTAAAGTTAAATGGAGTTCAGGTGACGACGAAATAGCGCTTTTTGAAGAAATGAAAGATGAGGGGATTGCAAGATTTGAATTTTCAGTTTGTAAAGTAACTAGAGTTTCCGCTCGAATTATAGGCGCTTTGGAAGGCGGGCTTAACGAAGGTTGGAAAAAAGGGGAAAAGCCGGTCCCGGTTCCCGTTGCATTTTCAGAACTAAGCCAATGGGTGAGAGAGCAATTTTCCAAATTTAAAATTATTCCAGGAGAAGAGAAGCACTTGCAAATTTCAGGTGATCACGCTGTTACGATTAGATTCAAAAGCGTTGAGTTAAAGAAAGGGTCTGAAATTATATCCAACGTGGAGGAAGGGGAGTTTGAGAATCAAAATGAGATCGCTTTTCAGTTAAGAGATCATGCGATAAGAATCAGTGGGCATTCACAAATCATATTCACATCCGTGGCCTCTGAGGCGCAACCTGCAAATGAAGTAGTTTTTGAAATATTAGATACGACGGCTAAAGAGAACCTAAAAACGGGAAAGCGCCTTTGGGCCAGTTTTGAGGAAATCAAAGAAGCTATTTTAAGCGAGGAGAGATCTTTACCGATTGGCGGAAAAATTGTTCTTGAACTCGCCAAGGGAAAGTTTCTTTTAAAATTAAATAAAGCGAAGTGTATGGGTTTCACAGAAAATGACGATGACACCATAAAGCCATTATACCATTTAAGCAAAGAAACCCTCATAAAAGTTTATAGTAATAAGAAGCTCATGGTCGATTTAGTTCAAAAGAGTGTGCCAATCGATCTTGAAAGCATCACCATTAAACCAACCCTTCCGGACAATAAGAGTAAGTCGTTTCAAAGGATCCTTCTTGGTGAAGATGATGAAAATAAAAAGAAACCCATATTGGAAGAAGAAGCTTTAAAGGTTGCATTTAAAGATACCGTAAAATGTTTTTTGAAAGATCAAAATGTGGCCGCCGTATTAGACAATGGGCAAAAAGTCAACTTTCAAATTATGGAGATCACGTCAAAAGATCGGATAGCTCAAGGGTCTTATCCTTTCTTATATCAATGGACACCCGAAACCAAAATTCAATTTTATACCGATAATGAAAGCAACCTTGTAGTGGTACCGGCAGTTCAAGACCTTAATTACGATAACATTGGGGAAACTTTGATAGAGCTTGGAGTCGGGGGCGTGCCGGATCTATTAAAAGAGGCTCTCACAGCCATAAAGCTTTCTTGGGGTGATTACAAAGATTACATCACAAGCATGGATCTTCAACCGGAAAGGGGGATTTTAATATATGGGCCTCCTGGAACCGGAAAAACCATTTTTGCAAGGTTGATTGGAAAACTAATGAATGCGCAAGTCCATTATTATTCAGGGCCTGATATTTGGAATAAATGGCTCGGGGGCTCTGAGGCGAATGTTCGAAATATGTTTAAACTTGCAAGGGAAGATCAGGAAAAAAATGGTGCTGATAGCCAGCTTCATGTCATTCTTATCGATGAATTTGATGCTTTAGGCCAAAAAGTTGGTGAAGATGAGATAGCTGCAAGACAAAGTGTGGTTCGAACTTTTTTAAAGGAGCTGGACGGTTCTGCTAAGTCCCTTAATAATACGCTAGTTATTGCTCTTACTAATAGGAAAGATTGCATCGATAGCGCAATTCTTAGACCCGGCAGGCTCGGTCTTCATATAGAAATGGGATTGCCGGATTTAAAGGCAAGAAAAGAGATTTTTCAAATCCATACCAAAAAAATGAAAAATTTAGACGAGGGTATCGAATTTGATGAGCTTGCCGAACACACCATCGGTCAATCAGGAGCTTTTATTGCGGCTATTTGTAAAAAAGCCGTCGATATTTCCTTGAGAAGGGTCTACCAAAATAGAATCCCTAAAGATGAAATTTATACGCATTCGGATGCTAAAATTACCCAAAGGGATTTTAAGGAAGCGCTTCTAACGATGTTAGATCGAAAAGAGGAAATAGAAAGCCCTGTCCCTAATTTCCAGGCGGTCTATCAAAAAGCTGAGGTGAAAGAGGCCCTTAAAAAATTAGGCTTTGGGGGACTCTCCAAAGATCAAATAGAAATGGTTTTGGATTTAAGCTGCTATCAAACCTATAAGCAATTTTTCTTGGATAATGGCCAAGCTTTACCGAAAGGCTATTTTATTTATGGACCTTCAGGAACGGGAAAAACAATTTTTGCCAAATCCTTGATGAAAGTTTTTAATCTCAATAAAAACAGCTTTAAATACTACCGCGCTTCTTCTCTTTGGGAATTACAAGGCCATCACCTGAAAGCCAAACTTAAAAACCTTTTTGAGCACTCCCTGCACCTTGAGAAAGAGTTAAAACATGAAGCTAGTATGACTATGGTTGTAATTGATAATATCGATTGGCTTTACTCTACTCAAAAAATTCCCGACTCTTTGGATGGTTCCGTATTTAATCATTTCATCAAAGAAGTAGAGGATGTGCTGGAAGAAAAATTTGAATTTCGAAATCTTGTCGTCATAGGACTTGCTACAAGGCATTATGAACTATCCGATGGCATTCAGAGAGAAGGAAAATTTGGGAAGCATATTCTTCTTTCGCTGCCGGATTTGGAAGCAAGAAAAGAGATATTTGAGATTTGCCTCGGGAAAATAAAAGCGAATGGTCAGCTTGATGAGAAAGTAAATGTAGAAGAGCTGGCATTAAGAACAGATCGACGAAATGGCAGTTTTATTCAATCTCTTGTAAATAAAGCGTTCACATTAGCTGCAAGACGCCATATGAAGATGCAAAACATGACGGCGAGTCTTAAAGGCAAGGAAAAAGAACTGCCTCTAAAAGTTGGAATGGCAGACTTCGAAAAAGCTTTAAAGAAAATCAGCCCCCGAGAAGAGTGGCGGGAGAGATATATTTAA
- a CDS encoding HdeD family acid-resistance protein: MQETIRSLRPYFFFESLVFILLGIAALAVPFIFTLSIGLLIGSLFLIGGLVQGFRTLKSGVHSTGFWPSLLVSILYVLVGLYLLFFPLRGAVTLTLLLAVYFFLEGIFKIFFSISARNLPQAGLVFISGLLSFLIGYIIYAALPGSASWAIGVLVGIDLLIIGITLLIITLSVPKSSERI; this comes from the coding sequence ATGCAAGAAACTATTCGTTCTCTTAGGCCTTATTTCTTTTTTGAGAGCCTAGTATTTATTTTACTTGGAATTGCAGCTTTGGCGGTTCCTTTCATTTTTACCTTAAGCATAGGCTTATTGATAGGCTCTCTTTTTCTTATCGGAGGGCTTGTACAGGGGTTTAGAACTTTAAAATCCGGAGTCCATTCTACCGGTTTTTGGCCTTCTCTATTAGTGTCTATCCTTTATGTCCTAGTAGGGCTTTATCTTTTATTTTTTCCTCTAAGAGGAGCTGTCACTTTAACACTTCTTTTAGCCGTCTATTTTTTCCTCGAGGGAATTTTTAAGATTTTCTTTAGCATCTCCGCAAGAAACTTACCGCAAGCAGGTCTTGTTTTTATAAGCGGGTTGCTTTCATTTTTAATTGGCTATATCATTTATGCCGCTCTTCCCGGAAGTGCTAGCTGGGCAATCGGTGTCCTTGTCGGGATTGATTTGTTAATTATTGGAATTACTCTTCTCATTATTACTCTATCAGTTCCAAAGTCTAGTGAGAGAATTTAA
- a CDS encoding AI-2E family transporter, with product MGSLATFFYSFLTVALVFYTLSVGKDLFIPIFIAIVIWFLLASLAGAIQKVRFYHYKINYPLAITLALFMGGYGLWLTYLLMVENISQVIEAGPFYQERFNHLHEALMTKLNIQKPPALSDLIGSFSVVDIASGVAQMLTTFASNLGVIFLYVIFMLMETGSFDEKLKALIPNKEKRQDVQKLVARITKQIQSYIWIKTIVSIATALISYFVLWAVGVDFAAFWAFIIFILNYIPTIGAIIATILPCMLTLVQFESLTPFLIVTCTLISIHFIIGNIIEPKLIGRSINLSGLVILFSLAVWGHIWGMVGLFLSIPITVITSLILANFPKTRFLSILLSENGEIYEEENNHLSL from the coding sequence ATGGGATCTCTAGCTACTTTTTTCTATTCATTCTTGACTGTCGCTTTAGTATTCTATACTCTTTCTGTCGGAAAAGATCTTTTCATTCCAATTTTTATTGCCATTGTCATTTGGTTTTTATTAGCAAGCTTAGCCGGCGCAATTCAAAAAGTTAGATTTTACCATTATAAAATAAACTACCCGCTTGCCATTACCCTTGCCCTTTTCATGGGAGGCTATGGCCTTTGGTTAACTTATTTACTCATGGTAGAAAATATCTCGCAAGTTATTGAAGCTGGGCCCTTTTATCAAGAACGCTTCAACCACCTGCATGAAGCCTTAATGACCAAGCTCAACATTCAAAAACCTCCTGCCTTATCGGATCTTATCGGCTCTTTTAGTGTTGTAGACATAGCTTCAGGGGTTGCTCAAATGTTGACCACTTTTGCAAGTAATTTAGGGGTCATTTTTCTCTATGTAATTTTTATGCTTATGGAGACAGGCTCTTTTGATGAAAAGCTTAAGGCTTTAATTCCAAATAAGGAAAAAAGACAAGATGTTCAAAAGCTTGTGGCTAGAATCACAAAGCAAATCCAGTCCTATATTTGGATAAAAACAATAGTAAGCATAGCAACCGCTTTAATCAGTTATTTTGTTCTTTGGGCGGTGGGCGTTGATTTTGCAGCTTTTTGGGCATTTATCATCTTTATTTTAAATTATATCCCAACGATCGGTGCAATTATCGCAACCATTTTGCCTTGCATGCTAACCCTTGTCCAATTTGAAAGCTTAACTCCCTTTCTTATTGTCACTTGCACGTTGATTTCCATTCATTTTATCATAGGAAATATCATCGAGCCAAAATTAATAGGCAGATCGATTAATTTAAGCGGGCTTGTGATTTTATTCTCTCTTGCCGTTTGGGGTCATATTTGGGGGATGGTCGGACTTTTTCTTTCAATACCGATAACAGTCATTACAAGCTTAATTTTAGCCAACTTTCCAAAAACCCGTTTTCTTTCGATTCTTCTTTCAGAAAATGGGGAAATTTACGAGGAAGAAAACAATCATCTTTCACTTTGA
- a CDS encoding alpha,alpha-trehalose-phosphate synthase (UDP-forming) gives MIKHQKNSITGRLIVVSNRLPIIITKKDGKPHIVPGSGGLITAMAPLLKKHKGIWIGWIGTHDFSEEEIAKALHEFEKEAGFKLVSISLTKEEIADYYEGFANEIIWPLFHDLHALCNFKPSYWKGYQSVNIKFAEKIKSIAKNLDFIWIHDYHLMLVGKYLKQNYFNYKLSFFLHIPFAPIDIFLKIPWRFEILRALLDFDSLGFQTQRDMRNFIYNAKALLKDAIFRGSGNKTLCLTDSTVTKVGVYPISIDFDEFEEKAKSPEVEKEVQSIRQSLPGRKLVFSVDRLDYTKGIPYRLEAIANFLKSFPEFHRKVNFIQVIVPSRTDIQGYIDLKEKIDKAVSQINSEYTSPGWIPIHYMFHSLTPVQLLGFYRASDVALVTPIKDGMNLVCKEYAAANIEEKGALVLSEFAGAACQLKEAFLINPYDVEGTSRSIYEALTLSEEKRHFRMKKLRQKIRKENIYFWLNSILESSGEHPISGVPDEYIPEECQKFNE, from the coding sequence ATGATAAAACATCAAAAAAATAGCATTACCGGGAGATTGATCGTCGTTTCAAATAGGCTTCCTATTATTATTACTAAAAAAGATGGCAAGCCGCATATTGTGCCCGGATCAGGAGGGCTTATTACAGCCATGGCCCCTCTTTTAAAGAAGCATAAGGGAATTTGGATTGGGTGGATCGGGACGCATGATTTTTCAGAAGAAGAGATTGCAAAAGCCTTGCATGAGTTTGAAAAGGAAGCAGGTTTTAAACTAGTCTCGATTTCTTTAACTAAAGAGGAAATCGCAGATTATTATGAAGGATTCGCAAATGAGATTATCTGGCCTCTCTTTCACGACCTTCACGCTTTATGCAACTTTAAGCCCTCCTATTGGAAGGGTTACCAAAGCGTAAATATAAAATTTGCTGAAAAGATTAAGTCGATTGCCAAAAATTTAGATTTTATCTGGATTCATGATTATCATTTAATGCTTGTCGGTAAGTACTTAAAGCAAAATTACTTTAATTATAAGCTTTCTTTCTTCCTCCACATTCCTTTTGCACCTATCGATATATTCCTTAAAATACCATGGAGGTTCGAAATCTTAAGGGCATTACTTGATTTTGATTCGTTAGGTTTTCAAACTCAACGTGATATGAGAAACTTTATTTATAATGCAAAAGCTCTTCTTAAAGATGCCATCTTTAGAGGCAGCGGAAATAAAACTCTTTGCCTTACGGATAGCACCGTTACAAAGGTAGGGGTTTATCCAATTAGCATTGATTTTGATGAGTTTGAAGAAAAAGCTAAGAGCCCTGAGGTTGAAAAAGAAGTTCAATCCATCCGGCAGTCTCTGCCGGGTAGAAAGCTTGTCTTTAGTGTGGATAGGCTGGATTATACAAAAGGAATCCCCTATCGTCTAGAAGCGATTGCCAATTTTCTAAAATCTTTTCCTGAGTTTCACCGCAAAGTAAATTTTATTCAAGTGATTGTCCCTTCAAGGACTGATATTCAAGGCTATATTGACCTAAAAGAAAAAATAGATAAAGCCGTCAGCCAAATTAATAGCGAATACACAAGCCCTGGCTGGATCCCTATCCACTATATGTTCCATTCCCTAACCCCGGTTCAGCTTCTTGGCTTTTACAGGGCAAGCGATGTTGCGCTTGTGACACCTATTAAAGATGGGATGAATCTTGTTTGCAAAGAGTATGCGGCTGCCAACATTGAAGAAAAAGGAGCTTTGGTTTTAAGTGAATTTGCAGGGGCAGCTTGCCAATTAAAGGAAGCTTTTTTAATTAACCCCTACGATGTTGAAGGAACTTCTAGAAGCATATATGAAGCCTTGACTCTGTCTGAAGAAAAAAGGCATTTCCGCATGAAAAAATTACGCCAAAAAATAAGAAAAGAAAATATCTACTTTTGGCTGAATTCTATTTTAGAATCAAGCGGCGAGCATCCTATCAGCGGGGTGCCTGATGAATATATTCCGGAAGAGTGTCAGAAATTCAATGAGTAA
- a CDS encoding class I SAM-dependent methyltransferase has product MESLLKNLFESLENETSFSLTPNSLITELASGFFIDYETLAEEYRKGLKVQNLGGFIPESLSREEKLIYLTLSHLRQNNSAIIFEKIPDKNFKKPLEIGSGPLHTTGSSFLTSPLSQSKRKNFLYLEINPKIISSIKGLVKNPPLIEGDLLNLEGLFKGEAFTLIAGSNILDTLSKQDLEKGLKEVHAVLKNEGLLVHLLNLEPFIYSIIHTFSKNKTLFIPNLGYQNRGFVLVEDLKEFGFTSLEIEVLQFIEGLNPLEKEHFFNASLKLNNGRALSKLSEKILKRHPEALLPFTEIFSDWIKKISKEIGFKLIDEGCVSSRKKLDLPVDSSYKEQLIHIGPMGKKITKNEKTSILEAETYFFILKK; this is encoded by the coding sequence TTGGAAAGCTTATTAAAAAATCTTTTTGAAAGCCTGGAAAACGAAACTTCTTTCTCGCTTACACCCAATTCTTTAATAACTGAACTTGCCTCAGGTTTCTTTATTGATTATGAGACACTTGCTGAGGAGTATAGGAAAGGGCTAAAAGTTCAAAATCTAGGGGGCTTTATTCCTGAATCCTTGTCCCGGGAAGAGAAATTAATCTATTTAACGCTTTCTCATTTAAGACAAAACAATAGCGCGATCATTTTTGAAAAAATACCTGATAAAAATTTTAAAAAACCTCTTGAAATCGGTTCAGGTCCTCTTCATACAACCGGAAGCTCTTTCTTAACCTCGCCTTTAAGCCAATCAAAGAGAAAAAACTTCCTATATCTTGAGATTAACCCTAAAATTATCTCTTCAATAAAGGGCCTGGTAAAAAATCCCCCTTTAATCGAAGGCGATCTTCTTAACCTTGAAGGGCTTTTTAAGGGAGAGGCTTTTACACTGATAGCAGGCTCCAATATTTTAGATACCCTTTCTAAACAAGATTTGGAAAAAGGGCTAAAAGAAGTCCATGCGGTTTTAAAAAATGAGGGCCTCTTAGTGCATTTGCTTAATTTAGAACCTTTTATTTATTCCATTATTCATACTTTCTCAAAAAATAAGACCTTATTCATTCCCAATCTTGGCTATCAAAATCGGGGTTTTGTCTTAGTTGAAGACCTAAAAGAGTTTGGATTCACTTCTCTTGAAATAGAGGTTCTACAATTTATTGAAGGGCTAAACCCTCTTGAAAAAGAACATTTTTTTAACGCTTCTTTAAAGCTTAATAATGGAAGGGCGCTATCAAAGCTTAGTGAAAAAATTCTAAAGAGACACCCTGAAGCCTTGCTCCCCTTTACCGAAATCTTTTCTGATTGGATAAAAAAAATCTCAAAAGAAATCGGCTTTAAGCTAATCGATGAGGGATGCGTCTCCTCAAGAAAAAAGCTAGACTTACCCGTCGATTCTTCCTATAAAGAGCAGCTCATCCATATTGGCCCGATGGGTAAAAAAATCACGAAAAATGAGAAGACCTCAATCCTTGAAGCCGAAACCTATTTTTTTATTCTAAAAAAATAA